In Gossypium hirsutum isolate 1008001.06 chromosome D06, Gossypium_hirsutum_v2.1, whole genome shotgun sequence, one genomic interval encodes:
- the LOC107901686 gene encoding phosphatidyl-N-methylethanolamine N-methyltransferase isoform X1: MGILAGIGVLLPFPFYYLLWTYPQSWVNLCGKGRDPSKVMALVSHFIKLIQFVSLFSVSSFSWPPPLYFWPLFAFGQFLNFRVYQLLGESGTYYGVRFGKNIPWVREFPFGFIKDPQYVGSIMSLVACLSWVPFQYILLWSLGYLFMIHIESTEDVTTRAKPLS, from the exons atgggaaTTTTGGCAGGCATAGGGGTTTTGTTGCCATTCCCATTTTACTACTTGTTATGGACATATCCACAGTCATGGGTGAACCTTTGTGGGAAAGGAAGGGACCCATCAAAGGTGATGGCCCTTGTCTCCCATTTCATCAAGCTAATTCAGTTCGTTTCTCTCTTTTCCGTTTCTTCCTTCTCTTGGCCTCCCCCTCTTTACTTTTGGCCCCTCTTTGCCTTCGGTCAGTTCCTCAACTTCAG GGTGTATCAATTGCTTGGTGAATCTGGAACTTATTACGGTGTACGCTTTGGAAAGAATATTCCATGGGTAAGGGAATTCCCTTTTGGGTTCATTAAAGATCCACAGTATGTTGGGAGCATCATGAGTCTTGTAGCATGTCTATCTTGGGTACCGTTTCAATATATTCTCCTTTGGTCGTTGGGCTATCTATTTATGATCCACATCGAATCAACTGAAGATGTGACAACACGTGCAAAGCCTTTATCCTAA
- the LOC107901686 gene encoding phosphatidyl-N-methylethanolamine N-methyltransferase isoform X2 has protein sequence MDISTVMGEPLWERKGPIKGDGPCLPFHQANSVRFSLFRFFLLLASPSLLLAPLCLRSVPQLQFYRVYQLLGESGTYYGVRFGKNIPWVREFPFGFIKDPQYVGSIMSLVACLSWVPFQYILLWSLGYLFMIHIESTEDVTTRAKPLS, from the exons ATGGACATATCCACAGTCATGGGTGAACCTTTGTGGGAAAGGAAGGGACCCATCAAAGGTGATGGCCCTTGTCTCCCATTTCATCAAGCTAATTCAGTTCGTTTCTCTCTTTTCCGTTTCTTCCTTCTCTTGGCCTCCCCCTCTTTACTTTTGGCCCCTCTTTGCCTTCGGTCAGTTCCTCAACTTCAG TTTTATAGGGTGTATCAATTGCTTGGTGAATCTGGAACTTATTACGGTGTACGCTTTGGAAAGAATATTCCATGGGTAAGGGAATTCCCTTTTGGGTTCATTAAAGATCCACAGTATGTTGGGAGCATCATGAGTCTTGTAGCATGTCTATCTTGGGTACCGTTTCAATATATTCTCCTTTGGTCGTTGGGCTATCTATTTATGATCCACATCGAATCAACTGAAGATGTGACAACACGTGCAAAGCCTTTATCCTAA